A window of Neorhizobium galegae bv. orientalis str. HAMBI 540 genomic DNA:
AAGAACAAGACAATTCGGGAGAAGATGGTTCTCAACCAAAGGGGGTGATTGTCGGCGGTTGATGAGTGAAGTACAACTCTTTCTGTGGACGCAAAGAGGGTAGCCGATGCGAGGGCGAGTTGCCACAGGTCTGAAAACACTCTTTCTTTCCGTCACCTTTATCGCTGAGCTTTGCGCTCCGGCCGAAGCGGCCTGTTGGTCAGCGTTGAGAAGTCCGGAATGGCATCGGATGGCTGAATCCATTGCAACCATAAAGCTTTGCGAGGAGCTTCCCGGCGGCCCAGATCGGACCAAGAAGTTTGAGGTCACCGCCGTTGACGTTTGCACAGCAGCGAATGGAGTTTCAGTCACCGCGAAAGCGTCGCTGACTTGCGAGGCAAGTTCGGGAGCCTTTTTCAAAACACCGCCATTGGATGGGAAGGTCGTTGCCACGGTAACACTTGATATGGGGGCGTGCCGGATCACAGAATCGAATATCGAGATCAGTGGCGAAGTCGGCGGCCTCTTATCATCGCTGCCACAAACTCAGCAGTTTGCGCGCTCCTGGGCACAATATAGGCTCTCTCGCTTCTGCGGGCTTCAATGACTCAATCAACGTTGCGAACGATCTGGATAACAGCAGCTCTGCTAATACTTGTGTTCATTTTCAACATGCACAGCGGAACTCAGAAGTCCGATTTTGCTCTCGTCATAAAGCTCCCTATCGAATTCAAGGCGACTGAAAAGATCACGCCGGTTGGATATGCGCTGCATGGTCTTCGGATGATCGCGTTGTTCTTCTGGACGATTCCATTCCTGGCTTGGGTCCATGCGAAAGGAGAGTCCGGTTCAGCTGCGGCGGCTTTTCCCTTCCGTTTGCTCGACGTCGTACCTGCCAGCAGAGCTGGCATTGTTGTTCAAGTTCTTGCGTTCTTGCCATTAATCGTCGCTCCCTTCGTATCAGCCTTTCACTTTTGGCAGATCATCGAATGCGGGAAGGTATGCCGTTCGGACCCTGCAGAGCCCTGCTTGGGAATTTGGGCCCGACCGGTTACATCGGGTGGATTATGGAATCATACATACCGGCTGACCGATGGGACCTCTAACAATGGCCCGTCGTATGAACCCGTTGTCGAGCCGATTCTTGCATTGACGCTGCTCGCGGTGGCGCTTGGATTTGTAGTCCTGTTGCTGACGGAAATGTACAGAGCGCAAATGCGGCCAGTCACCGCGAGCGAGACCTCGTGAGGTACTCGCTGTCACCGACAGTCCTGTTTGCTGGCAATCCTGGGGACCGGGGCAGCAGAGCGACAGCTATCAATCAGAGCCATATAGAGGACCGAAATCCCAATGTCGCTACGAGCGGTTCCCTTCAGCAAGCTATCGGAAGCAGAAATCCAACGTCTGCTTGACTATGGCGTCGGCGAGTCGATCCATCTCGACTACAAGCGCCAAAATTACGAGACCTCGGAAGGTGATCGTAAAGAGTTCTTGAAAGACATTTCGTCTATGGCGAACACCTTAGGCGGCGATTTAGTCATAGGCCTCTCCGAGGCCGACGGCCTTCCTCAGTCTATAATCCCGTTGGTTGGGGATCGTGACAAGGATGTGCAACGCCTGGAACAGCTCGCCCTCCATGGGCTTGAGCCTCGTATTCGCAATTTGCAAATAAAACCCATCCCTTTGGCGGCGGGAGGTTACCTCATTGTGGTCCGCGTCCCTCGAAGCTATGTGGCTCCGCATAGGGTCATCCTCGGGAATAGTGCTCGATTCTATGCACGAGCAGGTACGACAACATATGAACCGAACGTTGACCAGCTACGCCAGATGTTCACTGCAGCGCCGCTGATTGCGGAAAAGATCAAAGCCTTCCACGTGGATCGCTTGATCAAGATTACGGGCGATGAAACACCGATTGCTATGAATGCTGCTGGCAAATTGGTGATCCACGTCGTTCCCTTTCCCGCGTTCACCGACGGCTCAATGATGGACCTAATTGCGAGGCTCAGCGCTGGAACGCATGTTCCGGTTCCACCAGATGGAGTCGGGCAGCTAACTCGGCAGTCGGTGAACCTGGATGGGTACCTGAATTATACGAGCACCGGCTCGCACAGTGACGCTCGAACGGCATACGCACAGTTCTTTCGAAATGGCGTTATCGAAGGCGTTGCCGACCTACGAAGTGATGATGGATCGTCATCACGTTTCGTTGGCGTTCCATTTGTCCGATTGGTCGTCGACAAAGTGCGGCAATATCTGGCCACGGCTGATCACTATGACATGGGCTTACCCGCTTATGTCTTCCTCTCATTATGCAATGCGTCGAACATCGTTTATCGTTACCCGGGACCTGAAGGCGGATTTCAGGACACCAATCCACTTGGACGGGAAATCATCGCCCTACCGGAAATCTACGTCGATAGTTTTGACGTCGACGTAGCAAAGGCGATGCGTCCTGCGTTCAATGTGCTCTGGAACGCGTTTGGTCACTATCAATGCGATGTCTACAACGCCAACGGTGAAATCCCCGCGTCCTGATCAATGGCAAACGGTCGCAGATCACTTTTCAAAGTACGACAATCTCAGTTTCAACGGCCATCTACGGTTCGTTGGATAAGACTTGCCTGCGTAACCACGGAGGCTTCCGTATCCAATTATTGGATACGCTTTTAATGTACCGCTGATGGTGGGCCTACAACGCGCCTTGTAGTTTGCAACGCTGATCCAAATCCTAGGTCAACCGAAAGGACGTCCATGGATTACTTACCCCACCCCGCTCGAACTCAGTTTATCCCAGCCGCTGGGCTCGAACGCTCAACTCAAGCGAAAGCAGCCATCGAGAAGAACATTGCCGTTACCGATCCCAGGTTGAACCGCCAACGCGAAGTTATAGCGAAATGGATGGCCGCTTCGGAACAGTCGGGCGCGACCGAGGACCAAGTCGCGGACATGAAGGCTCGCGCCAAAATTTTGGAAAAGATCGCGGAGCCTGTTCTGCACAGCGACGAGTGCTCGATCTTCGACGTATCGGCCTTGATACCGAAGTTAGCAAAAAACGATGTCTCGGCCTTTAGTCTCCGTAACCTGGTGCTGCCGGGCGATAAAACCATCTACATTCATCTTGGTCGCCAAGCGGCGCTGGTCGTCGACCAGAATGAGGACCTATATTTTGAAGGCGCTTACATCACACAAGTCGACAATGAGATCGGCGATAACGAAGTCAGCACGTTCAGAATTGCGCTCGTATTCAGTGATCCTGAATTTGGAGTGCTGGCCTTCGACCGTCCAATCGGCCAGACGCTGAAGCGGAACACAGACTTCGTCCGGTTTGAGATCAAGCACACCAACAGCGTTCAAAAGAGCTTTGCCAGCATGGCCCAAAACGGGTTGACGGAAGAAAGCCAGATTTTAACCGCCCCGTTGAACGTCTATCGCATGGCTTATGATCTTGTCGTCAGATCGATGATCTATCTCGGTCTTGAAGGGCGTGACCTGGAATTGGGCTTCTTCACCGGCGCTCCGGACAAGCAGGTCCGGAAGGCGTTGAAAGGCGATGAAAATGCTAGGCGGTATCTTTTCGAGAACGGCTTTCCAGCCGTGCAGTTTGTCGGCCGAAACATCGGGCCGGTCTCGGACCTTTCGGAGCCCGATTGGCGTTCTGAACCATTTGGCTTTCGGATTTAGAGGGTTCTGCGGTTTAAGCCGCGAATCGGCCGGGGAAAGTTGTTATGGGGCATCCGCCCCCTAAGACCATTCCTGGGGAAATTCGTTAGGGGCCGCACCAGCGCGGGAAGTCCGCAACCATATCAAAGCTTCCAGGAGATGTGGTGCCCCGTGCCGGAATCGAACCAGCACTCCTCTCGGAACCTGATTTTGAGTCAGGCGCGTCTACCAATTCCGCCAACGGGGCACTTGGGTAGCGGTATGCGCTCTATCACGGGGCTGCACCGGCATGCAAGGGTGAAGTGAGGTTGCAATCTCACATGCCTCGCAGCTGCGAGATTGTCCCGGATCAAGGCCGCTTGATGTCGTTTTTCCCGATCCCCGGCGGCAGATCGCCGTCTTTGGCGCCTCCCGGAACATGCGCGCCGCCTGGGCCTCCGGAGGCCGCCATATCAGGTCCCCTCCCGTGTCCCCCTTGTATTTTAAGCATCCCGGATGTTAGCTGGTGCAGCAAAAATAGAAGCGCTGCCCATGAAACTGCCTGCCCGCACCTCCTATGAAGACCTTTTTCGCGATTTCGCCTGGGAGATCCCGCAGCGATTCAACATGGGGGAAGCGGTCAGCGATGCCTGGGCGGAGAAATTTCCGGGTCGCATCTGTCTCCAGCATTTCAGCCCGGATGGCGCTCATCGGGCTCTGACCTATGGCGAGCTGTCCGGGCGATCCGCCTCGCTTGCGAACGCCTTTGTCGCGCTCGGCCTGAAGCCCGGCGACCGCGTCGCACTTCTTCTGCCGCAGAGTTTCGAGACGGTGATCGCGCATGTGGCGATCTACAAGATGGGTGGCATCGCCCTGCCGCTGGCGCTTCTGTTCGGGGCCGAGGCGCTGGAATATCGGCTGAAAGCATCAGGTGCGACGGCGATCGTCACCAATCCCTTCGGCCTGTCGCGGCTGGCAGCCTTAAGCGAAAAGCTGCCGGAGTTGCGGCATGTGATCGTCACTGGAGATACGCCGCCCGGCGACGGCCTGCTGGCGCTCGATGCGCTGATCGCCGCCCATCCTCCGGTGTTCGAGGTCGTTGACAGCGGTCCGGACGATCCGGCGCTGATGATTTTTACCTCCGGCACGACCGGCCCGCCGAAGGCGGCGCTGCACGGCCATCGGGTGCTGGCCGGCCATATTCCGGGTTTCCAGCTGGCGCATGAATTCGCACCGCAACAAGGGGACCGGATCTGGACGCCGTCGGACTGGGCCTGGGCGGGCGGCCTGCTCAATGTGCTGATGCCGGCGCTGATGCTCGGCATTCCGGTCGTGTCCTCGCCGGCCCAAAAGTTCGATGCGGACATGGCTTTCCGCATCATGAGCGAGATGGATGTGCGCAACGCCTTCATTCCGCCGACGGCGCTCAGACTCTTGAAATCCATCGAAAACCCGCTCGAAAAATACGATCTCAAGCTGCGGACGATCGCGTCCGCCGGCGAGGCGCTCGGCCGCGAGACCTATGACTGGGCGAAGGCGGCGCTGGGGCTGACGGTCAACGAGTTCTACGGCCAGACCGAATGCAATTTCGTGCTGTCCTCGGCCGCCAATCTCGGCGTGTCGCGGGGCGGGGCGATCGGGCGGGCGGTGCCCGGCCATCATGTGGCGGTGATCGACGGCAGGGGCATCGAGCTTCCGGCCGGCAAGATGGGGCAGATCGCCATCCGCCGTCCGGACCCGGTGATGTTCCTCGGCTACTGGAACGACGAGGCGGCGACGGAAGCGAAGTTCGTCGGCGACTGGCTGATCACCGGTGATCTCGGCCGGAAGGACCCTGACGGTTATGTGGAATTCGTCGGGCGGGACGACGACGTCATCACGTCGTCCGGTTATCGCATTGGGCCGAGCGAGATCGAGGATTGCCTGACGGGTCATCCGGCGGTGCGGCTGGCGGCCGTGGTCGGCAAGCCTGACCCGATCCGCACCGAGATCGTCAAGGCCTATATCGCGCTCGCGCCCGGCTATCGTCCGAGCGACGAGCTGGCTCTGGAGATCCGTGACTGGGTGAAGACGCGGCTGTCGATGCACGAATATCCGCGCGAGGTCGCCTTCGTCGACGATATCCCGCTGACGACCAGCGGCAAGGTCATCCGCCGTCTGCTGCGCGACAAGGCGGCTGCCGAGTGATCGCTACGGGTTGATTATTCCGAACG
This region includes:
- a CDS encoding AlbA family DNA-binding domain-containing protein — its product is MSLRAVPFSKLSEAEIQRLLDYGVGESIHLDYKRQNYETSEGDRKEFLKDISSMANTLGGDLVIGLSEADGLPQSIIPLVGDRDKDVQRLEQLALHGLEPRIRNLQIKPIPLAAGGYLIVVRVPRSYVAPHRVILGNSARFYARAGTTTYEPNVDQLRQMFTAAPLIAEKIKAFHVDRLIKITGDETPIAMNAAGKLVIHVVPFPAFTDGSMMDLIARLSAGTHVPVPPDGVGQLTRQSVNLDGYLNYTSTGSHSDARTAYAQFFRNGVIEGVADLRSDDGSSSRFVGVPFVRLVVDKVRQYLATADHYDMGLPAYVFLSLCNASNIVYRYPGPEGGFQDTNPLGREIIALPEIYVDSFDVDVAKAMRPAFNVLWNAFGHYQCDVYNANGEIPAS
- a CDS encoding AMP-binding protein — protein: MKLPARTSYEDLFRDFAWEIPQRFNMGEAVSDAWAEKFPGRICLQHFSPDGAHRALTYGELSGRSASLANAFVALGLKPGDRVALLLPQSFETVIAHVAIYKMGGIALPLALLFGAEALEYRLKASGATAIVTNPFGLSRLAALSEKLPELRHVIVTGDTPPGDGLLALDALIAAHPPVFEVVDSGPDDPALMIFTSGTTGPPKAALHGHRVLAGHIPGFQLAHEFAPQQGDRIWTPSDWAWAGGLLNVLMPALMLGIPVVSSPAQKFDADMAFRIMSEMDVRNAFIPPTALRLLKSIENPLEKYDLKLRTIASAGEALGRETYDWAKAALGLTVNEFYGQTECNFVLSSAANLGVSRGGAIGRAVPGHHVAVIDGRGIELPAGKMGQIAIRRPDPVMFLGYWNDEAATEAKFVGDWLITGDLGRKDPDGYVEFVGRDDDVITSSGYRIGPSEIEDCLTGHPAVRLAAVVGKPDPIRTEIVKAYIALAPGYRPSDELALEIRDWVKTRLSMHEYPREVAFVDDIPLTTSGKVIRRLLRDKAAAE